A stretch of DNA from Triticum dicoccoides isolate Atlit2015 ecotype Zavitan chromosome 2A, WEW_v2.0, whole genome shotgun sequence:
CGGCTCAGTAGCACCGCTGCAGAGGCGAGATGGAACTACCGGCTCACAACTGGCAAGAAATAGCCCTGTCGTAATTTGGTTCGCCTTTTCTTGTTGGCTTGAGGCTGCAGGGGTTTCAAATGGGCTAAAGATATATGCCTCTTCTCTGAAATTTCATGGTGTTTCTAGATGAGAATTTGAAACTTCTAATTTCCAAAAtgttcatccccaaattttggaagCTTTCTCTATAATTTTCAAACCGCTTCTGAATTTCCAGAATATCATCAGAGAACAGTGGACGGGTGAAAGAATGGGGGCATGGGTAACTGGGACAGCCATCTCTGTACTTGCTGGGTGAACTGACAGAAACAGAACACAAAGATAGATAAAAAGAGCAAATGCCAAAAACGCAAAGATCTGAAACCATAAACTTAGACCGATTTTGCACATAAATGTCACCACGACAAATACTTCCCAAGCCTAACCATCGGATGCAAGATTTATTTATCATCACACCAcacagcacatgattcagacacgCCTCAGCTGGCAAGGAACACACACAACACAAACGCTACCTAGGCCTTCCTGCAGACGTCTCCCTCGCACACGTACCCAGCTGGGGCAGCAGCATGCTCCTGCCCATTCACCTCCTCTCCCTTCTTCTCCTCACCCAGCGCGCACTTGGTGTGCAGATCGAAGTCGCACTCCGCGCAGTTGTAGGACCAGGAGGTGCCCATCTCTTCGCACCCGTCGCAGCCGTACGGCCTGGGGCGGCGGATCAGCATGAGCTCGTGCTCGTGCAGCTCGTGCTTCAGCTTCTCAGGCCACCCCTTTGCCATCTCCTCGATCTTCTTCTCCAGCTCCTGGATCCTCTCGTCGGTGAACGGAAACGCGTCGGCACCATGGACCGCCAGCGAAGTCTTCGCGTCCGTGTTGACCGTCTTCCCATCGGGGCCAATGGCGACCAGAGAAGGGATTCCACGGATCTTGAACTTCTTTTTCAGGTACGCCTTCCTTTCGTCTTCCAAGGGGATGGCGAGCCATGGCATGCCAGAGAAGAAGTCGTCGAATGAGCTCTGGTCCCTGTCGCTAGAGACGAAGACGATCTCGAAATCGCTGTTCTTCTCCTTGATCTTGTTGTAGACATCCACAAGTGTAGGCAGGAAGGCTCTGCATGGCCCACACCATTTAGCTGAAAAGTAGAGGAGGACAGTCTTCCCAACAAGTTCTGCTACAGGAACCTGACATAATACATTACAAAGTATATTTCAGTCTTCTCATACTTATCACAATCTTAGATAACACATCAGAAGTCTAAACCAGATGCTCATTCTGAAATTACTACTATATGCTCAACGTCAATGATTTAAGAATCAATATATCATATACATTTAGGCTATCTGATAAATGGCTCGCTATCATTCCCTTTGTTCCTGGACCCAAGCAAAATAATTTGTCCATTATAATTTGTTCCTACACAGGTCCTTCAAATCTATCCTTTTTGTATGGCTCAGAAATCTGGACGCTATATCTATGATTTGTTTCTTTTGGTCCAAAGAACATTTATGATTGTTTTTCAACTTTTTTGGACAAATTGAGATGAACAAACTAGAGGTGCAGCAACTAGTTGCAACAAATATGCATTCAATTTCGTAGTGCTAGTTAGAAAATGTAAGATCTTGGTGAGCATGATATGGTGGGTCTAAATGACCACCCAATAGAGCTCTTGAAATAAATAAGATGTCAAGATGATATGGAGGGTCTAAATGTCTACCTAATACAAACTGTAACATAAATAAGATGGCCAGGCAAGTACAGATGTGAGAACGTTTATCACGAATTCAACTAACAAAAAATTGGATATTTCTACTCTTTAAAATTGTGCATGAAAGTCAACATTCAGATCAATATGGTTAATTTACTCCGATGCAATACTCTAAGATACTTCAAACAGAAATAGTGTTGATATTCTTGCCAACAAAAAGAGTCTTTAATCTATGGAATCAAGCATATATAAGAAATACCTTTGCTCCATCTTTCCCGATGACAAAGTCCACGTCACCAGTAACCAGAAGGGACTCCAATGTCTGTGAGGCTGCTTTAGCCTTTGCCTTCTCAGCTAGAATTTCCAGCTTCTCTGCATTGAAGGGGAACCCCTCCCATGCATCCAAACCATGCTCATTGATTATGTCTGCAATATTGCTGCTCAGTGTCTTCCCATCAGGACCAATCAGCACTAGTGTAGGAAGATCACTAAGCTCAAAGTAACTGACAAGCTTCTGACACATCTTGTCGCCATGGGGAATGGCGAGCCAAGGCATGCTTGAAAAACTGTTATTGAATGATTCCTCATCACTGTCCAAGGATACAGCTACAACTTCAAACTTCTCCCCCACTTCTTTGAGTTTCGCATATATCTTGGCAAGCACTGGGGTAAATTCCTCAACTGGAGGGTAGCTGTTCACTACAAAGCATATACCAACATACTTCCCCTCAAGATCAACGATGGGTACCTGGGTACAAGTAACATTGCAAATTAGATCATAAGAATGTCTAGATCTGTAAAAGCGTGAATATAGACAATAAAAGAACTGTGGTTGATCAGTTACCTTCTCCCCCGTGTTTGAAATTACATAGTTACGATTTGGTGTAGCAAGCACACTATGAATAGTTTGGTTATCCTTAGCAGCCTTTTCTTGTTCCTTCAATTCATTGATCCTCTCAGTTGTAAAAGGATAAGCTTCTATTCCATATTCACTCACAAACTCAACTCCTTCGTCAGTAAGAACTTCGCCAGTTTTTGCATCAAGGAAAACAAGGTGTGGAATACCGTTGACGTCAAACCGCTCATCAAGGCTTTTACGGCCTTCGGAGTCAGAGAAAGGAACTGCCAACCACGGCATCTTTGCAAAATAGGCATTGAATGCTTCCTCATCTTGGTCGCCTGAAACAAAGATCACCTCAAAGCTCTTGCCATTTGACGTAAGTTCTTTGTATGCTTCAATAAGCTTTGGTGTAAACCGCTGGCATGGCGGGCACCATGAGGCCGAGAAATAGATAGCTACAGTGTCTCCCTCAATGCTGCTGATCTTCACCTGAAAGATGACAGAAGGAACAGTTGCACAGCGTCAGGTTCAGCTACTACAGTTTGGTCCATGCGAACAAAGTTAGTTACACATGTTTTCATTCATATCATGCAACTGTCTTTCTTTGCTTTTGCTTACACAAATTTAAAGAATCTGATGCACACTGCCTAATAATAACGAAATTGAGGATCCACCATCTAACTCCTCCCCTACAACCTGACCACTTTGCATCACTTATGTGATCAATTTAATGTACTTCCTATGAAATGTTATAACCGACCTCCTTTTTCAAATCAGGGTTATGTTAATGAACTTGCCAAATTCACAACACAAGAGAAAATTGAACAAAACTATTCCCAAAAGACATACCATTACATATACACTAAATCTCTATCCATACAAGAAAAACatgttactccctccatcccaaaatgtaAAGCGTATGCTGATTCGTTGTGGAAAGACTTTGACCAACAATTTGTTTGCTAATATGTGATATATGTGACATAAAACTGATATCACTAAATTTCAATTAAATTTTAGTTACCTATGATTTCGACTTTGTTTCGCATAAACCACATACTAGTCTAGTAGTTGTTGCCTTGTTGGTAAAAAATCCTAGTAGTTGTCTTAACAGATCAAAATACACCTTACAGTTTCGTGAGTATATTACTTTAGACAAATCGAGTCAACTTTGGAGTCTAGATTGAAATAGAAAAGTAAGATAGACAGACACGAAGGAACAGAAATTACAACAACCCACCCGTGAAAGTTGACCATAGAGCAGCTATTTCAAGCCAATCAGATACCACTAATATAAGATATTATCTGATAATCAATTGACCTCGATCAAGCCGAATCGTGCACTCTAGTAGTACTATTTATTCAATAGAATCTTTCGTCTAAACAAAAGAGCCCATCTCATCTTATTTGCACTAGCGGTTGATAAATACAGCTCGAACTCTAAATGGACCAATCAAACGAAATAAACAAGCGAGATGCTATTTCAAGTTAGAACAAGCCAGTCACACACCACCGGTATCATCGCAGATATTATTTAACAATCAATTGACAACTCGATCAGGCCGAATCGTTCACTCTAGTACTGTTAATCCGACAGAATCCTTGCTGAAAAAGAGAACCCGTCTCATCTTATTCGCGCTAGCTATGCTGTTGTTGATAACTACAGCCCGAGCTCCAAATCGACCGATCAAACGAAATAAACAGGAGAGATGCTAAACAAGCGCACACGGAGCGCGACGCGACCAGCATCGGGCCAAGGGGGAAGGACTAATCGCGAGATCGCACAGGCacagtgcgggggagagagggggaaggggtCGACCTGCTCGCCGGAGTTGCGGACGAGGTAGTCCCTGTCGCCGGCGGCGAGGATGGCCCCGAGGCCGCCGCCGGGGGTGGGGGACGCCGCCATCCGGTGCCTTCGCTTGAGGGGGCGGAgcggagggggaggaaggggagtggACTGGAAGCGGGGGAGCGGAGACGGAGCGGGTCGAGGTCGTGGTTTATGCCGCTTGTTTTGGGAGAGGGATTTGGGTGGCACGGTTGGGGCTAATGATAGGGTTTATATACAAGGCGGTAACCGCGTGGGCGACGGTGGTGGGTCTCCGTCTGCTCGGCGACTCGGCGTCATGCTCCGGATGCCAACTGCCGGATGCTTCCTTCGCGTCGAAGGTTGGGGAACCGCACAGCGCACAGGGCTCCTCTGCCCAAAATTATTGCGCCGTCCATGTGTGAAATGGAGTGGGTGTGCACCGGAATTCATTAAAAAACGGTTGTAcacgagaaaataaataaaatgttTAAGACCCCCGTTGTGCTTAGAGCAACCTCAACAACTCCTCTTTCTCTAAATAACCGTTGTTTACTGGAAGGTTGGGGCAAAAAAAACTCTCCATCATTTTCTATGAAGTGTCCATACACCAGTAACACTATTAGAAAAAACCTATTCATAGCGGAGGGTAAAGGTCTAGCAATAACGCGGGTGTCCGCATTATTGCTAGCGCCCTGCAGCTAACTTTTAGCAGTATCGTCGGGTATAACCCCTTGCTACTGCTACACAAACTTAGCAGTAATGCGGGTccatccagcgctactgctaactatctGCATCGCTGGTATGAATGCCGTGAAATTGCCAAGTCTGTGTAGCAGTATTCTCTTACCCCGCGCCACTGCTAAGATTTTatgtatttttttcttcttctacatATTTACATGGTATTTATACAGATTTTATACAATAGCAACATACACATACATTGAAACTATATGAGACAAAAAtgtcttatcatcatcatcatcatcatcgaagtaCCACAACATAGCCTCATCATCATAATGATCCAATACAAatgtctcgtcatcatctcgaaatagtGATACACGTTATTACAAGTCTCGAACACATGCAACTACATGGCCACATACACGTGTTTCATCACTGATCTAAACTATGATATACAAGAGAAGAGCGATCACCGTGAGCAAGAGCGGGATTATGAAGTAGTTCTTAAGCCGGTTATGATTCCTCTCTCGCGCTAACGTGAACCTCAAGTAATTAGCTTCTGGTGGATTCTACTTTGAAACCCTTTGTGGCGGCTGCCTAGGAAGCGGttgacttgggcctgacactctggccacccATCGTACACTCCTGGAATCCTCCCTATGTACATGGCCTAGCACTTCTTCGCTATCGATCCATATCCCTGACAGATATGCATCTTCATCAGGCGAATTCAtcgataatatgcaacataatatACGTAAGCAACGCGAAGAGAAAGAGTTagcaaatagaagcaacatatagtAAACATAATTAACGAAGTTCATCGTatccaaactaattaactagagcgctACACAAGTTTAGGAGGACCGTTTACATCACAAATTTTCGTCGTACATAAATTCAAAGTTTCATCCTATAGAAAGTACTAACTGAGTGGACATCATCATCGTCAATCACTATAGGTTCATTCGTCCATATCCGGGATGATGCACCCTAGCTTcgtgaaaggcgtcatgtcctgacattgtaggcctatgcgagttcggacgtcagtgaaggaaatatgccctagaggcaataataaagttattatttatttccttatatcatgataaatgtttattattcatgctagaattgtattaaccggaaacataatacttgtgtgaatacatagacaaacaaagtgtcactagtatgcctctacttgactagctcgttaatcgaagatggttatgtttcctaaccataaacaaaagagttgttatttgattaacaggatcacatcattaggagaatgatgtgattgacatgacccattccattagcttagcacccgatcgtttagtatgttgctattgctttcttcatgacttatacatgttcctatgactatgagattatgcaactcccgtttgccggaggaacactttgtgtgctaccaaacgtcacaacgtaactgggtgattataaaggagctctacaggtgtctccaaaggtacatgttgggttggcatatttcgagattaggatttgtcactccgattgtcggagaggtatctctgggccctctcggtaatgcacatcacataagccttgcaagcattgcaactaatgagttagttgtgagatgatgtattacggaacgagtaaagagacttgccggtaacgagattgaactaggtatttggaataccgacgatcgaatctcgggcaagtaacataccgatgacaaagggaacaacgtatgttgttatgcggtctgaccgataaagatcttcatagaatatgtaggatccaatatgagcatccaggttccgctattggttattgaccggagacatgtctcggtcatgtctacattgttctcaaacccgtagggtccgcacgcttaaggttacgatgacaattatattatgagtttatacattttgatgtaccaaagtttgttcggagtcccggatgtgatcacggacatgacgaggagtctcgaaatggtcgagacataaagattgatatattggaagcctatgtttggataccggaagtgttccgggtgaaatcgggattttaccggagtaccgggaggttatcggaaccccccgggagctaaatgggccagatgggccttagtggaaaagagaagaggcagccctacatgggccgcgcgcccctcccctcccttggttcgaataggacaaggagagggggccggcccctctctctcttttccccctccgcgaatcctattccaactaggattgggagtgggggggaatcctactccgagagggagtaggactctcctggcgcgccctccttggacgGCCAGCCtttccccctttagtcctttatatacagaggcaggggcaccccagagacacacaagttgatccacgtgatctattccttagccgtgtgcggcgcccccagccaccatagtcctcgataatattgtagcggtgcttaggcgaagccctgcagcagtagaacgtcaagatcgtcaccacgccgtcgtgctgacggaactcttccccgacactttgctggatcggagtccggcgatcgtcatcaagctgaacgtgtgctagaactcggaggtgccgtagtttcggtgcttgatcggtcgggccgtgaagacgtacgactacatcaacccaaCGCTTCTGTTGCGATCTATAAggtacatagatcatactc
This window harbors:
- the LOC119356515 gene encoding probable nucleoredoxin 1-2 yields the protein MAASPTPGGGLGAILAAGDRDYLVRNSGEQVKISSIEGDTVAIYFSASWCPPCQRFTPKLIEAYKELTSNGKSFEVIFVSGDQDEEAFNAYFAKMPWLAVPFSDSEGRKSLDERFDVNGIPHLVFLDAKTGEVLTDEGVEFVSEYGIEAYPFTTERINELKEQEKAAKDNQTIHSVLATPNRNYVISNTGEKVPIVDLEGKYVGICFVVNSYPPVEEFTPVLAKIYAKLKEVGEKFEVVAVSLDSDEESFNNSFSSMPWLAIPHGDKMCQKLVSYFELSDLPTLVLIGPDGKTLSSNIADIINEHGLDAWEGFPFNAEKLEILAEKAKAKAASQTLESLLVTGDVDFVIGKDGAKVPVAELVGKTVLLYFSAKWCGPCRAFLPTLVDVYNKIKEKNSDFEIVFVSSDRDQSSFDDFFSGMPWLAIPLEDERKAYLKKKFKIRGIPSLVAIGPDGKTVNTDAKTSLAVHGADAFPFTDERIQELEKKIEEMAKGWPEKLKHELHEHELMLIRRPRPYGCDGCEEMGTSWSYNCAECDFDLHTKCALGEEKKGEEVNGQEHAAAPAGYVCEGDVCRKA